From Medicago truncatula cultivar Jemalong A17 chromosome 7, MtrunA17r5.0-ANR, whole genome shotgun sequence, a single genomic window includes:
- the LOC25499638 gene encoding uncharacterized protein: MSLVTEEIKSKSEVYHGDEMCQVKSKELLKEISLPNGLLPLKDITEVGYNRETGFVWLKQKKSITHKFEKIGKPVSYATEVTAYVENGKIKKLNGVKTKELLIWVTLCDIYIDDPPTGKITFKTPSGLFRSFPVSAFEIEEEKSSGVAVKEVAANKVNETVAAAAGVKEV, translated from the coding sequence ATGTCGTTGGTAACAGAAGAAATCAAATCCAAATCCGAAGTATACCATGGAGACGAAATGTGTCAGGTGAAATCCAAAGAGCTTCTCAAAGAAATATCTCTCCCAAATGGTCTTTTACCATTGAAAGACATCACTGAAGTTGGTTACAACAGAGAAACAGGTTTTGTTTGGCTGAAACAGAAGAAAAGCATAACACACAAATTTGAAAAGATTGGGAAACCTGTTTCCTATGCAACTGAAGTAACTGCTTATGTTGAAAATGGTAAGATCAAGAAATTGAATGGTGTTAAAACCAAAGAGCTTTTGATTTGGGTTACTTTGTGTGATATTTATATTGATGATCCACCAACTGGTAAAATCACTTTCAAAACACCTTCTGGACTTTTTAGAAGTTTCCCTGTTTCTGcttttgaaattgaagaagagaaaTCAAGTGGTGTTGCTGTTAAGGAAGTTGCTGCTAACAAGGTCAATGAAactgttgctgctgctgctggtGTCAAAGAGGTCTAA